CATGGTGCTCTAAGCCATCTGTTTTAATGCCCAATTATTCAATTATTAAAAACCCTCAACATAAATCACGTTGGATTAGTTGCGCTTGATTGCTGCAATATTCTAAGTGACTTGTCATTAAAGAGGAATCACATTTCAGATttgattaaatataaaaataagaacTGTTCCCGGTCCCATTTTTAAAGGGTATTTCTATGTTTAGTATATATCATAGGGCCAAGTGTAACATTCCTGTCGCGGCTGCTAGATGGCAGCAGCACACTTCATCCTCAGCCTGTACTGTGTGCAACCTTATGGCACCTTCCTGAGatagaatgtgtgtttgtaagacAGCAAAAGCGGGTTGTGCATATTTTGTTCCAGTCTCACTTACACACCTGCTTTTGTCTTGTTACTGCTTTCCAGAATCAAATCTAAGTCGTTGTGGGTTTCGAGGATCGTCTCACATTGGAATTCCTTACAGCACAAAGGTATGACCCCTCCTTACCTCACACTTTGTTTTTACCTGATGCCAAGCTTAAACAGTATGTTTGCTAtgctctgtttatttgtttgcattgcattgtttatttGATGTCCTGTTCAGGGCCCTGGGGTGCTCCATCCATATGACAGTGGCCACGTGGCTATGACCTACACTGGGCTGTGCTCGCTGCTCATACTGGGAGATGACCTGAGTCGGGTTAACAAGCAGGCCTGTCTGGCTGGTCTCAAAgcactgcagctggaggacggCAGGTCAGTATGTGCACCTTAACATTTGTGCTCTGATTTACCCTGGCATTTTTACACTGATTCACACACACCCGGGGTCATGTTAATATGAAACGTCATAATGTTAGATGACATTAACTCAAAAGTTACCTTTTTCACGAACACGTGTACATTTTATCTTATTTCATTTGACACAATGCACCATGTCCACAGTTAGCTCACTGCCAGTTGTTTGTCTgaccttttgtgtttgtgctgtctgGCTTCCAGTTTCTACGCCGTTCCAGAAGGAAGTGAAAATGATATCCGCTTCATCTACTGTGCAGCCAGTATCTGTTACATGCTGGATGACTGGTCAGGCATAGACATCCAAAAGGCCATTGAATACATCAGAGGAAGTTTGGTGAGGAGATTTTAAAACCTACATTTAGACATTAAACTGTGAAGTTTGTGATGTTCTATGATTTTCAGTGAGTCCTTAGGGAAATTTTAGCACAACATCACCGCCCCTCAAGAATACAGTTTGTTTTCCCCATTCAAAGCAGTGTCTCTCCACTTGAATGAATAGAATAGGCCTCCCACCTTCAGGAGGAGGCACTCTGCCTACAAATGCCTCATCTATAATGGATGGAGGGGGGCGAGCAATGCATCATGGTCTTAAAGCTGTAGCAGAGGTTTTAGTGATCTGAAGTTTGCGATGTGGCAGCAGTATTTTTGTACCATTGTTGAATGTTGTTTAAGCCAACCGTTACTTAAGtctcagtgtttatttttacatcAGAGTTGGGTTTGACACATCACAATAATTGCTGTGTGTCACTCTCATTGAGTTAGACAACACATTAAATAGCTTCTATACTGTGAACCACAGATAGATGGTGCCTTTGTACCAGAAGGTGAAGTTCCTCGGTGAGATTGTGTAATTTTAAACGGCTGACATTTGGTTTTAACACTGAAATGCACAAAACAAGGAAGTGTAAAAATGTCTGTGATGCATGTGATGCACTCGACATGACCAGTAACAAGGAAAATGATGTTGAATTGATTTTCCTTATGCCCCATAACCAGGTAAGTGAATGaccttttctttgtttcctcCAGTCCTACGACAATGGTTTTGGCCAGGGAGCTGGGAGAGAGTCGCATGGTAAGTACAAACACAGTCTGCTGCTCAATACTTGGTTGTGAGAACCACTACGGTATTTTCGTAATCATCGTTTGCATCACAGGGATGCTATGCGGAATCCCAGCTGGAGGAGTGAAAAGACATTATTTAAGACACAAACAGTGATttgagttatttatttattttttttaatgtgttctgATGAGATCAAAGAATTTGTGTATGTGTAGGCGGTACCATATTAGAGAGCATGAAAGTGGCTGATGGAAAGTGGTTTAAAGGATTAACTATTAAATCCATTTCTGTGGATGCATTGTCCTCATTAATCCCTACCCTACTCAAAAACCCTCATTATTCTGGCTCATAGCCCTTGTTCCTACATATACTCACTCACATTTCAAAATGCTGCTTGGAACATCGCTGTGTCAAAAAGGTGACCGTGGATGTAGAGCCAATGTCTTTTTGAAAAAGACGTGAGTGCGTGAGTTAAATCTTTATATGCAACCGCCTGAAGGCACGGATCCAAGTGAATCTTGGTAATTTTTCTCTTTATGATTATGGGCTGTGTTGAGACTCGGCTCTCTTCTGCATGCGAGACAATTCTCTCTGATTACACATCACTgaggatgtacagtagctgctcatTACCCATCTGAGCTCGTAGCATGTTTGCTCAGCAACCTCCCACATTACAGTATATGCTTTTGTAGATGATCGGGTTTGAACCACTGCGCAGTTCAGATGTGGGGAATATGGCTTTACAGAAGCTATGGCCCAGTGTTCAGTGAGGTGGACCTTCCCTCTCATTGTGTCCTCCTCAATGAaagcattttttccttttcagctgatGTTTTCTGATGGCAGGTTGTTAACTGCTTTTTGAATTTTCTGCATTTAAGCTGTCCCACCCCAGCTGTAAGTGTTTGATTCATAGGTATTCCCTCTTATCTTCATGTGCCTCCAGCACCAGATGAAGACAGCAAAGCAGAAGATTTACACCTCTGACCCACCTTTTATAAACACTGATAAGCGTGGATGGTGCTAATGTTAAAAGCGTGGTGATAATACGGTACAAGCAGCTGACATTTAAGCTGTAAAGGGTGAAGCACAGCTGGTGGTTGACTGATAACAGCCCTTCATCAGTCTCAGTCGTGATTGACGTCTTTACACATCGTCTGCATACAATCTATAAACCCAAGACTAAAATAGATCTGAATCGACTTGTCATTTTGCTTTAAAGCAGCTTTGCGACAGTTGTCCTCATCAGCACACGTTCATATATTTACCCCTCAAGTTAGTAAAAAGAAAAGTGCAAAGTGAGAGAAGCAGCATGCTCTCTCATATTTGTAAGTCAAAGCACCCACACACCCTCTGTTGCTTCGGACCCTCCTAAATGGATTCTTCCTCCAATCACATGCTCTGTCTGTATGCGCAGGCGGCTGGACGTACTGTGCTATAGCTTCTCTGTGCCTAATGGGTCGactggaggaggcgctgagTCAGCGGGAGCTGGACAGGATCCGGCGCTGGTGTATTATGAGGCAGCAGACTGGCTTCCATGGACGCCCCAACAAACCCGTAGACACATGCTACTCCTTCTGGGTGGGAGCGACGCTCGAGGTACGTACAGACTGGTGCGCCGAGCCCAGGCTGGTGCTCCCACGCCCCATCCTGTATGCATTACCATCGACAGAGTTCGAGCATTTCACTCATTTCCACTGAACCACTAGGTTCGCCCTGCTTATTCACAACCTGTGAGCAAaccttgtgcatgtgggtcaTAACGATGCCAGGGGTACACGCATGCCTACACATGACATGTGCTAAAACACTGAACTAACAGCTATGAGTAAGCCGCACACGCACAGCCTCGTATAAGCAATAACAATGCAGGAAAGCTGTGAATTTCTGGGTCGAAACTCTGCCAGAGGGGCGACTGTGCACACGCCAACAAAATATTAGTATAGAGAGAGACCGTGCAACATGGCAAACGCAGAGGTTTGATGCTTCTTTTAGTATATTGAGAATGTTTGGTTATTGGAAAATATTACTGCAATTCACCAAACATTCATGAAATGAAGCATGTTTGGGGTCTTTTATTCGGAACACTGGGCACAGCCGTGCGACACTTGCCGTTCAGCAGGTCTGTTTCAGGTTTCAGACTGAGAATCACCTGGTTTattgctgctgctctctctctgctttgccAGCTGTTAGACGTGTTCCAGTACACCAACTTTGAAAAGAACAGGAGTTTCATCCTGTCCACGCAGGATCGCCTGGTGGGCGGATTTGCCAAGTGGCCTGACAGCCATCCAGGTGAGTGATGTGTCACGCAGAGGCGACTGAGGAACACCTGACGATCGACGCTTACGGTCATCAGAGTGCAAATTAGAGGATACGACCGTAAAGCTCTCATTGCAGTGTTCATTAAAGCAACAAGCAAAGCAAAAAGCAGGTCAGACAAGATTTGAAACAGGATAGAATGACGGGATTAGTTTATGTGGTGGAAGCGaagaaatatgcaaataaaaccaTAAATGCAGGAGCAAGAAAAGATCTAAAccattttcatctttttcttcttttatgcCATGCATTTAACACATTAGCACCTAGTAGTGTGATGGTGCTATTTAGGAGATCACACAGTTCCTGCCACTGTAGAATATAGAAACGCTGAATTTTCAAAATCTTCAGAAGGTGGAGctgttcagtttcagttttcttctcctctctctgggtTGAAGCGTTTCTGTCCTGCTCTCAGGTGTAGGTCAGGGTGGAGTCGCACTTGACAGATCAGTGGAAAACCTTTGTAACCTTAACTTcagtggtgtctgtgtgttactgcCTTGTTGCTCGCCCTTGTAATGTGTAATTGATGAGGCGATTGTTCGTAGGGAGCCCGAGGTCACAGGAGACGGAGCTCCTCACGTTACAGGGAGATGGGCTGAAAGCAACACTGGGGCAAAACAGACACTGTACTCAAAGCCTTTTAAATATTACTGAACAAAACAGTGTCTGTATTTAATAAAGCAGCATGAGCACAGCTAGCATTGGACTTTGTGTGGCTGAACAGTGCACTCATA
Above is a window of Betta splendens chromosome 9, fBetSpl5.4, whole genome shotgun sequence DNA encoding:
- the pggt1b gene encoding geranylgeranyl transferase type-1 subunit beta isoform X1; this translates as MAEEENQFEEFDQIDFLRDRHVRFFQRTLQVLPERYASLETTRLTIIFFALSGLDVLDALDVIEKNIMIEWIYSLQVLPTEDQSNLSRCGFRGSSHIGIPYSTKGPGVLHPYDSGHVAMTYTGLCSLLILGDDLSRVNKQACLAGLKALQLEDGSFYAVPEGSENDIRFIYCAASICYMLDDWSGIDIQKAIEYIRGSLSYDNGFGQGAGRESHGGWTYCAIASLCLMGRLEEALSQRELDRIRRWCIMRQQTGFHGRPNKPVDTCYSFWVGATLELLDVFQYTNFEKNRSFILSTQDRLVGGFAKWPDSHPDALHAYLGLCGLSLIGEPSLRKVHPALNITQRAFQHLQHLQQTWRGSAGSCSRQH
- the pggt1b gene encoding geranylgeranyl transferase type-1 subunit beta isoform X2, producing the protein MAEEENQFEEFDQIDFLRDRHVRFFQRTLQVLPERYASLETTRLTIIFFALSGLDVLDALDVIEKNIMIEWIYSLQVLPTEDQSNLSRCGFRGSSHIGIPYSTKGPGVLHPYDSGHVAMTYTGLCSLLILGDDLSRVNKQACLAGLKALQLEDGSFYAVPEGSENDIRFIYCAASICYMLDDWSGIDIQKAIEYIRGSLSYDNGFGQGAGRESHGGWTYCAIASLCLMGRLEEALSQRELDRIRRWCIMRQQTGFHGRPNKPVDTCYSFWVGATLELLDVFQYTNFEKNRSFILSTQDRLVGGFAKWPDSHPGSPRSQETELLTLQGDGLKATLGQNRHCTQSLLNITEQNSVCI